The Dioscorea cayenensis subsp. rotundata cultivar TDr96_F1 unplaced genomic scaffold, TDr96_F1_v2_PseudoChromosome.rev07_lg8_w22 25.fasta BLBR01001288.1, whole genome shotgun sequence genome includes a region encoding these proteins:
- the LOC120256117 gene encoding uncharacterized protein LOC120256117, which translates to MADKPSRALVLIGDGHASCVSPSYANLHAFASRASCGFLSLRTPIPSESENDRVIRELAQLLDAYDFYVNKHGNHGNVNTDVKKEELVCPTISERFMGLRAAFITNCTDSVSFARNLGLNVLQLHEIVRQNESSELLPEVSDAVISKLLLLLGFSGGDVLEKYDFDLVFLHVRFTEKSKDQKEKTFINSDVEWLDKLVGGIMQTVHPGSLVASRLHFSILLSYGIVSKNDENCTLVLNSSTETNSDLSLLRPRQSYTMKGGSILKDIRHHHPILVAQLQEGVTRRDMVTKFSFEEFKKDGANLTILADRFLHEVAFKLWKAPKYGA; encoded by the exons ATGGCGGATAAGCCGAGCAGAGCTCTGGTGCTAATTGGTGATGGCCACGCTTCTTGCGTCTCACCCTCGTATGCGAATCTCCACGCCTTCGCCTCCAGGGCCTCCTGTGGTTTCCTCTCCCTTCGAACTCCTATTCCATCTG AAAGTGAAAATGATAGAGTGATCAGAGAATTAGCACAGCTGCTTGATGCATATGATTTCTATGTGAACAAG CATGGAAACCATGGTAACGTCAATACTGATGTGAAAAAAGAGGAGCTTGTGTGTCCAACAATTTCTGAGAG GTTTATGGGTTTGAGAGCTGCTTTCATTACTAACTGCACTGATTCGGTATCATTTGCAAGAAATCTTGGTTTGAATGTTCTGCAACTTCATGAAATAGTTAGGCAAAATGAGTCCAGTGAACTGCTTCCTGAAGTCTCTGATGCTGTCATATCTAAGCTACTATTGCTTCTAGGTTTTTCAGGAGGGGATGTActagaaaaatatgattttgatcTAGTCTTCTTGCATGTTAGATTTACTGAAAAGTCAAAAGATCAGAAAGAAAAGACATTTATAAATAGTGATGTTGAGTGGCTCGACAAATTGGTTGGCGGGATCATGCAAACGGTGCATCCTGGATCACTAGTTGCCTCTCGTTTGCACTTCTCCATCTTGTTAAGTTATGGTATTGTTTCAAAGAATGATGAGAACTGTACTTTGGTTTTGAACTCTTCAACAGAAACAAATTCCGATCTGTCTTTACTTCGCCCTCGTCAAAGTTACACAATGAAAGGTGGAAGCATATTAAAGGACATCAG GCATCATCATCCTATCTTAGTTGCTCAGTTGCAAGAGGGAGTAACTCGTAGAGATATGGTAACAAAGTTTTCCTTTGAAGAATTTAAGAAG GATGGGGCGAACCTCACTATACTCGCTGATAGGTTTCTGCACGAGGTGGCGTTCAAGCTCTGGAAAGCACCAAAGTATGGAGCCTGA